GCGTTGCGCCGATTTCGGTGCTGCGTATCGGCAGGCTTGCGCTCGAATGGCAGGAACTGAAACTCATCGATGCCGAACTGCGCCGCTGGCACGACAACACCTTTACGACTGGCACGTTCGCCGAGCTGGACGCGCTGATCGTCGAGCACGCCGTCGAAGGCTGGCAGTCCGCCGGGCGCGTCGCCGCATGCGTGATGGCGGCCGATAACGGCTTGCTGGTCAGCGACAGCCTCGTGCTGTGGCGGCTACGCGAGCTTGCGGCCGCTGGCCAGTTGCAGTTGCGCGGCGACGCGGATGACTGGCGCTCGCTCGAAATGCACGTCACGCGCACAACCCTTTCTCCCGTATAAGACCAACCAGAATAATCATGGCCCGTACACGAGCCCCAGACCATGAAAGTCAGCGCGACCAGATCCTCGATCTGGCCGCCGAAAAATTCGCTCAAACGAGCTACCCCAGCACGTCGATGGCCGATCTGGCTGCGGCGAGCGGCACGTCGAAAGCGCGCCTCTATCACTATTACGAGAGCAAGGAAGCGATTCTCTTCGACCTGCTCGACCGCTACACGAAGCGACTGATGCTGATCATCGCCGAGGTCGAAGGCGCGAGCCAGCGGCGCGGACTCACCGAACGCGAGACCTTCGCCGAGCTGATCCGCGCGTTCCTTTCCGAGTACGAGACGTCGCACAGCCGGCACGTTGCGCTGTTGAACGACGTCAAATATCTGGTCGAGTCGCAGCGCGAGATCGTCCTGAACCGTCAGCGCGACGTGGTCGCCGCGTTCGCACGGCAATTGGCGCGCGCGTACCCCGAGCGCGTGGCGCGCGAAAACCAGACGGCCCTCACGATGATGGTCTTCGGGATGATCAACTGGACGTTCACCTGGCTGAAGCCGGGCGGCCGGATGGGCTATCGGGAATTCGCGGAACAGGTCGTCGCGATGGTCGATCACGGGCTGGCCGCGCGTGCATCGGACGGTGGCGCTGACGGTCGTTGAGGTCCGCGCCGCCACGCACCCAGCCTTGATGGGAGGCTGTCGCGCAGCAAATATCGTGCCGTCGTTGTGACAAGACGACGCAGCCACGGCGCGCGACAGCACCATAAATTATGATTAAAAATCAACAACATAAAACAAGACACGCATAATTTTAGACTGCATCCTCGGCTTGTCTCAGGGTTTTCCCCAGTGATACCTCGGGTTTTCCATTAGAATGCTTGTTGCGTCGCATCATGTCGCATAGCCAAAAGGAGAACCCACTATGAATCTGCAAACTGTCCGCGCCGCCGAGCCGATCGTTGTCGATCGCTTGCTGAACGTCGCTGGCCGCGCGCCTGTTCTGATCCGGGAACTCAGCGAGAAAGACCGCGAGCGTCTGCTCGCTCACTTCCTTGAACTCGACGAAGACGATCGCCTGCTTCGCTTCGGTCAGGTCACGCCGGAC
The DNA window shown above is from Paraburkholderia sp. PGU19 and carries:
- a CDS encoding TetR/AcrR family transcriptional regulator; its protein translation is MARTRAPDHESQRDQILDLAAEKFAQTSYPSTSMADLAAASGTSKARLYHYYESKEAILFDLLDRYTKRLMLIIAEVEGASQRRGLTERETFAELIRAFLSEYETSHSRHVALLNDVKYLVESQREIVLNRQRDVVAAFARQLARAYPERVARENQTALTMMVFGMINWTFTWLKPGGRMGYREFAEQVVAMVDHGLAARASDGGADGR